From the Candidatus Binatus sp. genome, one window contains:
- a CDS encoding acetoacetate decarboxylase family protein, translating into MAKHGRLNLSNAGYSMPADAAAYQRPPFYYRNTRSIAVAFETDLEAALEALPAPLALSEPATAILSFYEYPWTTLGPYNEAILSLLAEHKGRPMNYVMHIAVTTEPPMLAGREIWGFPKKLAQIEFKNDRDMIYGTLERPPGIRLASAIVRPERPAGNGHSAAPPPVSMRLIPSPEENGRPSCAEIIETHTEVRVIEAWTGVGSIAFAESSRLDPWNRLPVKRVIGASYMLSDMTLGFGKVIDHLE; encoded by the coding sequence ATGGCCAAACACGGACGTCTCAACCTCAGCAATGCAGGATACTCGATGCCGGCGGACGCCGCCGCGTATCAGCGCCCGCCGTTCTACTATCGCAACACTCGCTCGATCGCGGTCGCGTTCGAAACCGACCTCGAAGCCGCGTTGGAAGCATTGCCGGCGCCGCTGGCGCTGAGCGAGCCGGCCACTGCGATACTTTCGTTCTACGAATATCCGTGGACCACTTTGGGTCCTTACAACGAAGCGATTCTTTCGCTCCTGGCCGAGCACAAGGGCCGCCCGATGAACTACGTCATGCACATCGCGGTGACCACCGAGCCGCCGATGCTGGCCGGGCGCGAAATCTGGGGTTTTCCGAAGAAGCTCGCGCAAATTGAATTCAAAAACGATCGCGACATGATCTATGGAACGCTCGAACGTCCGCCAGGCATCCGCCTCGCCAGCGCGATCGTTCGCCCGGAGCGGCCGGCCGGCAATGGCCATTCCGCCGCGCCGCCGCCGGTCAGCATGCGCCTGATTCCTTCGCCCGAAGAGAACGGACGTCCGTCATGCGCCGAGATCATCGAGACGCACACCGAAGTCAGAGTAATCGAGGCATGGACCGGCGTCGGCTCGATCGCTTTCGCCGAAAGCTCGCGCCTGGACCCGTGGAACCGGCTGCCGGTCAAGCGGGTGATTGGGGCGAGCTACATGCTTAGCGACATGACGCTCGGCTTCGGAAAGGTGATCGATCATCTCGAATAG
- a CDS encoding nitroreductase family protein, giving the protein MEFKEVVGRRRSIRYFQSWRKVEREKIQIMLEAARLASCAVNATFLKAIVVIRDNIPRETLDALKTPVSALTIELAPVHIYTYVDMAAYKGAQARLKKLVDVGALNATHGWSHKFVDEFVWPNILKPLADNPNLASVAASAASDAGIAICQAMLAGVDEGLGVCLTAFQHDAINKLVKAPKEWIPLFVLLVGYPAESWEAGGQRPRPPLEEIFFEGEYGKPFKADPKVTEQMKAAKMIQAPAPLPWRKEEIKALARMFGLPE; this is encoded by the coding sequence ATGGAATTCAAAGAAGTGGTAGGGCGGCGCCGATCGATCCGTTACTTTCAATCGTGGCGCAAAGTCGAACGCGAAAAGATCCAGATCATGCTGGAGGCGGCGCGGCTGGCGTCATGCGCGGTCAACGCGACCTTTCTGAAAGCGATCGTCGTGATTCGGGACAATATCCCCCGTGAAACCCTCGACGCGCTCAAGACCCCGGTCTCCGCACTCACCATCGAGCTCGCCCCGGTGCACATCTACACTTACGTCGATATGGCGGCGTACAAGGGGGCGCAGGCGCGGCTGAAGAAGCTGGTCGATGTCGGCGCGTTGAACGCCACCCACGGCTGGAGCCATAAGTTCGTCGATGAATTCGTTTGGCCGAACATTCTCAAGCCGCTGGCCGACAACCCGAACCTGGCATCGGTGGCGGCATCCGCCGCATCGGACGCGGGCATCGCGATTTGCCAGGCTATGCTCGCCGGCGTTGACGAGGGACTTGGCGTCTGCCTGACCGCCTTTCAGCACGACGCGATCAACAAGCTGGTGAAGGCGCCCAAGGAATGGATTCCGCTATTTGTGCTGCTGGTCGGTTATCCGGCGGAGTCGTGGGAAGCAGGCGGACAGCGTCCGCGTCCGCCGCTGGAAGAGATCTTCTTCGAGGGCGAATATGGAAAGCCCTTCAAGGCCGATCCCAAAGTGACCGAGCAGATGAAGGCGGCAAAGATGATCCAGGCGCCGGCGCCGCTGCCGTGGCGAAAAGAGGAAATCAAAGCGCTCGCGCGGATGTTCGGTCTTCCCGAGTAA
- a CDS encoding CBS domain-containing protein, with the protein MIVAELMTPKPVTVAPSDTLEAAHEKMEAGRFRQVPVVDKERLVGILTDRDTRLHIGQLAYTRVDAAMSAHPFSVHPSTPVEKAAHLLMTNKIGGLPVVEEGKLVGIITATDMLRVLEAVLGAAAEGSSRIDLDLSGSGEIAAATSLVRSICPLLGVGTYRRGTQREILYVLVPSTSAQRTAHALKERGFKVLAVHY; encoded by the coding sequence ATGATAGTTGCCGAGCTGATGACCCCGAAGCCTGTGACTGTCGCGCCGAGTGACACGCTGGAAGCAGCGCACGAGAAGATGGAAGCCGGCCGGTTCCGACAGGTTCCGGTGGTGGATAAGGAAAGACTGGTCGGTATTCTGACCGACCGTGACACACGCCTGCACATCGGACAGTTGGCTTACACGCGCGTCGATGCGGCCATGAGCGCCCATCCATTTTCGGTCCATCCTTCCACGCCGGTCGAGAAAGCCGCTCACCTGCTTATGACCAACAAGATCGGCGGTCTCCCGGTGGTCGAGGAGGGCAAGCTGGTCGGCATCATAACCGCCACCGATATGCTGCGGGTGCTGGAGGCCGTGCTCGGAGCTGCTGCCGAGGGCAGTTCCAGAATTGATCTCGATCTGAGTGGCTCCGGAGAGATAGCGGCCGCAACCAGCCTCGTCCGCTCGATTTGTCCTCTCCTCGGTGTCGGGACGTACCGGCGAGGTACGCAACGTGAGATTCTATACGTGCTGGTTCCTTCGACCAGCGCGCAACGCACGGCACACGCGTTGAAGGAGCGCGGCTTCAAGGTCCTTGCCGTCCACTACTGA
- the pncA gene encoding bifunctional nicotinamidase/pyrazinamidase — protein sequence MAITLDKERSALLVVDLQSDFLPGGALPVGGGDEIVSPIADLMEAGLFELIVAAQDWHPPEHVSFASNHPGRRPFEKIELYGHEQILWPDHCVQGTAGASLHPGMPWARAVAIIRKATNAAIDSYSALRNNWDPKGNRPPTGLAGYLKNRGARQIFICGLARDFCVRWTAEDALQEGFQVNVIWDLCRSLEPRRDDLLRRELSANGVRIVTVQELRHRGKIQ from the coding sequence ATGGCGATAACCCTGGACAAGGAGCGATCGGCTTTGCTGGTAGTCGACCTCCAGTCGGACTTCCTGCCAGGCGGTGCATTACCTGTTGGAGGTGGGGATGAGATCGTCTCGCCTATTGCAGATTTGATGGAAGCCGGGCTCTTCGAGCTGATTGTCGCAGCTCAGGATTGGCATCCGCCTGAACACGTCTCATTTGCAAGCAACCACCCGGGGCGCAGACCGTTTGAGAAGATCGAACTGTACGGCCATGAACAAATCCTTTGGCCCGATCACTGCGTGCAAGGGACTGCCGGCGCCAGCCTGCACCCTGGGATGCCATGGGCGCGGGCGGTTGCGATCATTAGAAAGGCGACCAACGCGGCGATCGATTCGTATAGCGCGCTTCGCAACAATTGGGACCCAAAAGGCAATCGGCCGCCGACCGGACTGGCAGGGTATTTGAAGAATCGCGGAGCCCGGCAAATTTTTATCTGCGGCCTCGCTCGCGACTTTTGCGTCAGGTGGACCGCCGAAGACGCTCTCCAGGAAGGTTTTCAGGTCAACGTGATCTGGGACCTTTGTCGCTCGCTCGAGCCGCGGCGCGACGATCTGCTTCGCCGTGAGTTGTCTGCCAATGGAGTCCGCATCGTTACCGTGCAAGAGCTCCGCCATCGCGGCAAGATACAGTAA
- the glgP gene encoding alpha-glucan family phosphorylase produces the protein MPELHQTLWNLESEDLGALVELALDLRNCWNHSTDPLWNKIDPELWALTHNPWVVLQTSSRTRLESLRDDPEFRDQLKERLERQRRTLKSPAWFQRAHGSPQLNCVAYFSMEFGLSEALPIYSGGLGNVAGDQLKAASDLGVPLVAVGLLYSQGYFRQIIDADGSQRASYPYNDPGQIPVTPVRDKDGEWLRLSVILPGQKLWLRAWQVQVGRLRLYLLDSNDPANAPVYRGITSELYGGGPELRLTQELVLGIGGWRLLRALGIKPDVCHLNEGHAAFAVLERARSFMDDNGQSFEIALAISRAGNLFTTHTPVEAGFDRFAPALITRFLSRYAEDRLHLDLPRLLALGRLHPDRQDEPFNMAYLAIRGSGAINAVSRLHGAVSRRIFQPLFPSWPELEVPVGHVTNGVHTPTWDSAAADALWTQTCGRERWRGTMETVGDDIRRAPDSALWELRAKHRLELVRFVRERLASEFATRGGDPKTAESIFDPDTLTLGFARRFATYKRPNLLLYDPQRLVSILTNPQRPVQLVMAGKAHPQDIAGQALVKAWVDFVQRIDVRRHAVFLSDYDLVLAERLVQGADLWINTPRRPWEACGTSGMKVLVNGGLNLSELDGWWAEAYSPQVGWALGDGKEHGDDPGWDAAEAEELYDTLEKKVIPAFYNRGNNGIATEWVARMRESMSRLTPLFSANRAVREYTEKYYLPAAAAYRERASDQGAYGGSLLQWKQELAEHWASLKFGELRVESCPQKHSLRVEVHLGELRADWVRVQLYADPLDAEPPFLSEMTHGDSAEPSAGWRIYAADVPASRPASDYTPRIVPSHSGVSIPLEDAHILWRR, from the coding sequence ATGCCGGAGCTGCATCAGACTCTGTGGAACTTAGAATCCGAAGATCTCGGCGCGTTGGTCGAGCTGGCTTTGGACCTGCGAAATTGCTGGAACCACTCGACCGATCCGCTGTGGAACAAGATCGACCCGGAACTCTGGGCACTCACCCATAATCCGTGGGTCGTTCTGCAAACCTCCTCCCGGACCAGACTTGAGTCGCTCCGCGACGATCCGGAATTCCGGGATCAGCTTAAGGAGCGCCTGGAAAGACAGCGCCGCACTCTCAAAAGTCCTGCATGGTTTCAGCGCGCTCATGGTAGCCCGCAATTAAATTGCGTCGCCTACTTCAGCATGGAGTTCGGGCTCAGCGAAGCACTCCCCATCTACTCAGGCGGACTAGGCAATGTCGCCGGAGATCAGTTAAAGGCCGCCAGTGACCTTGGCGTTCCGCTCGTCGCGGTCGGGCTGCTCTATAGCCAAGGCTATTTTCGCCAGATCATCGACGCCGACGGCAGCCAACGCGCATCATACCCCTACAACGACCCCGGCCAGATACCTGTAACCCCGGTGCGCGACAAGGACGGCGAGTGGCTCAGGTTGAGCGTCATCTTGCCGGGTCAAAAACTCTGGCTACGCGCCTGGCAGGTACAGGTCGGCCGCCTGAGACTTTATCTGCTCGATAGCAACGACCCGGCGAACGCGCCGGTTTATCGCGGCATCACCAGCGAACTCTACGGCGGCGGACCTGAACTCCGGTTGACACAAGAACTGGTGCTCGGGATCGGCGGCTGGCGGCTGTTGCGCGCCCTCGGGATCAAACCGGACGTTTGCCATCTGAACGAAGGCCATGCGGCATTCGCGGTGCTCGAGCGCGCACGAAGCTTTATGGACGACAACGGTCAATCCTTCGAAATTGCGCTGGCCATATCGCGCGCCGGCAATCTTTTTACAACCCACACGCCGGTTGAGGCCGGCTTCGATCGCTTCGCTCCCGCTTTGATAACCCGCTTCCTCTCGCGCTACGCCGAAGACCGGCTTCACCTGGATCTTCCGCGTCTCCTGGCCCTGGGCCGCCTGCATCCGGACCGTCAGGATGAGCCATTCAACATGGCCTATCTCGCCATTCGTGGCAGCGGAGCAATCAACGCTGTCAGCCGCCTGCATGGCGCCGTGAGCCGGCGAATCTTCCAGCCTCTCTTTCCTTCCTGGCCCGAGCTAGAGGTCCCGGTCGGACATGTCACCAACGGAGTCCACACACCGACTTGGGATTCCGCGGCTGCCGATGCGCTATGGACGCAGACCTGTGGCCGCGAGCGTTGGCGCGGGACCATGGAAACTGTCGGAGATGATATACGCCGCGCCCCGGACAGCGCGCTGTGGGAACTTCGCGCAAAGCACCGTCTCGAATTGGTTCGCTTCGTGCGAGAGCGGCTCGCCAGCGAGTTTGCCACTCGCGGCGGAGATCCAAAAACCGCCGAGAGCATTTTCGATCCAGACACTCTGACGCTGGGCTTCGCCCGCCGCTTTGCAACCTACAAGCGCCCCAATCTGCTCCTGTATGACCCCCAACGCCTCGTTTCCATTCTGACCAATCCTCAACGTCCGGTTCAGCTGGTGATGGCCGGCAAGGCCCATCCGCAAGACATCGCCGGCCAGGCGCTGGTCAAGGCCTGGGTTGATTTCGTCCAGCGGATCGACGTGCGCCGCCACGCTGTCTTTCTCAGCGACTACGACTTGGTGCTGGCCGAGCGGCTGGTACAGGGCGCCGATCTATGGATCAACACTCCTCGCCGGCCTTGGGAGGCATGCGGCACCAGCGGAATGAAAGTGCTCGTCAACGGCGGCCTCAATCTGTCGGAACTGGATGGTTGGTGGGCCGAAGCGTACTCGCCCCAGGTCGGCTGGGCATTGGGCGATGGCAAGGAGCATGGCGATGACCCGGGCTGGGACGCGGCCGAAGCCGAAGAACTCTACGATACTCTGGAGAAGAAGGTCATTCCGGCGTTCTACAACCGCGGCAACAATGGCATCGCCACCGAGTGGGTCGCGCGAATGCGTGAAAGCATGTCACGCTTGACCCCGCTCTTTTCGGCCAATCGGGCGGTGCGCGAGTACACGGAGAAATATTATCTCCCTGCTGCTGCGGCATATCGTGAGCGGGCAAGCGACCAAGGCGCCTACGGCGGATCCCTGCTCCAATGGAAACAAGAGTTGGCCGAGCACTGGGCGTCGCTGAAGTTCGGTGAGCTTCGCGTCGAGAGCTGTCCACAAAAGCACTCGCTGCGGGTTGAGGTGCATCTCGGAGAGCTGCGTGCCGACTGGGTGCGCGTACAACTTTATGCGGATCCGCTCGACGCCGAGCCCCCGTTTCTATCGGAAATGACGCACGGTGACAGCGCCGAGCCTTCTGCAGGATGGCGCATCTATGCCGCCGATGTCCCCGCTTCGCGCCCGGCATCGGACTACACACCTCGCATCGTTCCATCGCATTCCGGAGTGAGTATTCCGCTCGAAGATGCTCACATCCTGTGGCGCCGCTAG
- a CDS encoding nitroreductase family protein produces the protein MELKEAIGIRRTIRFYNPYRPVERAKIQKMLEAARLASFWGNVQALRAVVMFRDSSPPENWAALVAPLGTSQLKHCPAVILWYWVEEAIFDRKSGHLTQGERLHELVAARVMGVDEAAEHKALDQLLIPYFRMNAEDMLKSGLTEMDCGQAIGQATLVAYEEGLGTCCIGTGELGGVRERKMRKVFNLPETAHLIVVMSVGYPLESREAGGQRPKLPFEQLFFVNGHGKPFERDPKVVEELKRDKMIQAPAPLPWRQQELEFVHKALDIPTSFIPAGGSS, from the coding sequence ATGGAACTCAAGGAAGCAATCGGCATCAGACGCACCATCCGCTTCTACAATCCGTACCGGCCGGTCGAGCGCGCCAAGATCCAGAAGATGCTCGAGGCCGCGCGGCTCGCCTCGTTTTGGGGCAACGTGCAGGCGCTGCGCGCGGTCGTGATGTTCCGCGATTCCTCCCCGCCGGAAAATTGGGCGGCGCTCGTCGCCCCGCTCGGAACCAGCCAGTTAAAGCACTGCCCGGCCGTAATCCTCTGGTACTGGGTGGAAGAGGCGATCTTCGACCGCAAGAGCGGCCACCTGACCCAGGGCGAGCGGCTCCATGAACTGGTCGCGGCGCGCGTGATGGGCGTTGACGAAGCCGCCGAGCACAAGGCGCTCGATCAGTTGTTGATTCCCTACTTCCGCATGAACGCCGAGGATATGCTCAAATCCGGACTCACCGAGATGGATTGCGGACAGGCGATCGGCCAAGCCACCCTGGTCGCCTACGAGGAGGGCCTCGGCACCTGCTGCATCGGCACCGGAGAGCTCGGCGGCGTGCGCGAGCGCAAGATGCGCAAGGTGTTCAATCTTCCCGAAACCGCCCATCTGATTGTCGTGATGAGCGTCGGCTACCCGCTCGAGAGCCGTGAAGCGGGCGGCCAGCGGCCCAAGCTGCCCTTCGAACAACTGTTCTTCGTCAACGGGCACGGCAAGCCATTCGAGCGCGATCCCAAGGTGGTCGAGGAACTTAAGCGCGACAAGATGATCCAGGCGCCCGCTCCGCTGCCATGGCGCCAGCAGGAACTCGAATTCGTCCATAAGGCGCTGGACATACCGACGAGCTTCATCCCTGCCGGTGGCAGTTCGTAG
- the polX gene encoding DNA polymerase/3'-5' exonuclease PolX has protein sequence MENDDVANVLDQTADMLELAGENFFRVRAYRNAARAIRDQPAQVAGLTEEQIDEIPGIGADLAGKITTIVKTGDLPLHHELAAKFPPQLLELKDIPGLGPKRLKLLIDFLQIRDRGDLERAVKSGAIRKIRGFGPKIEDRIRESLLRPETGQGKRMLYAEATRIAAQIEAHLRKCAAIRQFELAGSFRRRRETIGDLDAVAAAADCAAVMKHFTAFPGITQVIGSGQTKTSVVLKGGLQVDLRVVAPKSFGAALTYFTGSKSHNVHLRRIAQSRGLLLNEYGLFRGDAVIAGRTEEEIYRALGLSWVPPELREDRGEIQAAASGKLPKLIERKNLRGDLHTHSLYTDGHASIEEMARQARQSGLEYVAITDHSRRLAMAHGLDPERLHEQRREIERVRKKLSGISILQGIEVDILDDGSLDLPADALSELDWVVASVHYKLEQSSAQMTRRMIKAIRNPNVDVIGHPSGRLLGHREPSKFDFSEILRVAREEGCALEINSQPARSDLSDTACIAAKQAGVKLVISSDSHSTRDFALLDYGVNQARRGWIEKQDVLNTRPLKNLRPRH, from the coding sequence ATGGAAAACGACGATGTCGCCAACGTCCTCGACCAGACCGCCGATATGCTGGAGCTGGCGGGCGAGAATTTCTTTCGCGTACGCGCCTACCGCAACGCCGCTCGGGCGATTCGCGATCAACCGGCGCAAGTCGCCGGTCTAACCGAAGAACAGATCGATGAAATTCCCGGTATCGGGGCCGATCTGGCGGGAAAAATAACGACGATCGTCAAGACCGGCGACCTGCCGTTGCACCACGAGCTGGCCGCAAAGTTCCCGCCCCAGCTCCTCGAACTGAAAGATATTCCAGGCCTGGGTCCCAAGCGGTTAAAACTTCTGATCGACTTCCTGCAGATTCGCGACCGCGGCGATCTCGAACGAGCCGTCAAGTCCGGGGCGATCCGGAAAATCCGCGGCTTTGGTCCGAAGATAGAGGATCGAATCCGCGAATCATTGCTGCGGCCCGAGACCGGCCAGGGAAAGCGAATGCTCTATGCCGAGGCGACGCGGATCGCCGCGCAGATCGAAGCCCACTTGCGAAAATGCGCGGCAATCCGCCAGTTCGAGCTGGCCGGCAGCTTTCGGCGTCGGCGCGAGACCATCGGCGATCTCGACGCTGTAGCCGCCGCGGCCGACTGCGCCGCGGTCATGAAGCATTTCACCGCCTTCCCGGGCATCACCCAGGTAATCGGCTCGGGCCAGACCAAGACCAGCGTCGTACTCAAAGGCGGTCTGCAGGTGGACCTGCGCGTAGTCGCGCCAAAGAGTTTCGGCGCGGCGCTTACCTATTTCACCGGATCCAAGTCCCACAACGTGCATCTGCGGCGCATCGCCCAGTCGCGCGGACTCTTGCTCAACGAGTACGGTCTCTTTCGCGGCGATGCGGTCATCGCGGGCAGGACCGAAGAAGAGATTTACCGCGCGCTGGGGCTGTCATGGGTGCCGCCGGAGTTGCGCGAGGACCGCGGCGAAATACAAGCAGCCGCGTCCGGCAAACTGCCCAAATTGATTGAGCGTAAAAACCTTCGCGGCGATCTTCACACCCATTCTCTGTACACCGACGGACACGCATCGATCGAGGAAATGGCGCGTCAAGCTCGCCAGAGCGGTCTCGAATATGTTGCAATTACCGATCACTCTCGTCGCCTGGCGATGGCCCATGGCCTCGATCCTGAGCGCTTGCACGAGCAAAGGCGGGAGATCGAGCGGGTCAGGAAAAAACTCTCCGGCATCTCAATCCTTCAGGGCATCGAGGTCGACATCCTGGACGATGGCAGCTTGGATTTGCCCGCCGATGCGCTCAGCGAGCTCGACTGGGTAGTCGCCTCAGTCCATTACAAGCTCGAACAAAGTTCCGCCCAGATGACCCGCAGAATGATCAAGGCGATTCGCAATCCCAACGTTGACGTGATTGGCCATCCAAGTGGCCGCTTGCTCGGGCATCGCGAGCCCAGCAAGTTCGATTTCAGCGAAATCCTCCGGGTCGCCCGCGAGGAGGGCTGTGCCCTGGAAATCAACTCCCAGCCTGCCCGATCGGACCTGAGCGACACCGCCTGCATTGCCGCCAAACAGGCCGGCGTCAAGCTGGTCATATCGAGCGACTCGCATTCGACTCGCGATTTCGCGCTGCTCGATTACGGCGTCAATCAGGCGCGGCGCGGCTGGATCGAAAAGCAAGACGTCCTCAACACCCGACCGCTGAAAAATCTGCGGCCCCGCCACTGA
- a CDS encoding SDR family oxidoreductase, which produces MKQLIDLHGRRALVTGGGRGIGRSMALALADAGAEVAVASRSQGELDAVATEIKERGPRGFAVIIDVMSREQITAGVDEAARKLGGLDILINNAGGVIAENPLHLDPLNHDPRAFEDNLFMNLTQAFYATHAALPYMIKQKWGRIISIGSGYAKNGGGPLAYSAAKHGLIGFTRSLAYAAAPHGVNVNVLCPGWTNTRMVDWNILGAMMGVSAAEAKRFAESQNIQKRIVEPDELGAMAALLASDAASAVTGQVISVDGGFMI; this is translated from the coding sequence ATGAAACAACTGATTGATCTGCATGGAAGGCGTGCGCTGGTAACGGGCGGCGGCCGCGGGATTGGCCGCTCGATGGCGCTTGCGCTGGCCGACGCGGGCGCCGAGGTCGCGGTCGCCTCTCGCTCGCAGGGCGAACTGGACGCGGTCGCCACCGAGATAAAGGAGCGCGGGCCGCGCGGCTTCGCGGTCATCATCGACGTGATGAGCCGCGAGCAGATTACCGCCGGCGTCGATGAGGCTGCGCGCAAACTCGGCGGTCTCGACATTCTGATCAACAACGCGGGCGGCGTGATCGCGGAGAACCCGCTGCACCTCGATCCGCTCAATCATGACCCGCGCGCGTTCGAGGACAACCTGTTCATGAACCTGACCCAGGCATTCTATGCGACTCACGCCGCGCTCCCCTACATGATCAAGCAGAAGTGGGGCCGCATCATCAGCATCGGTTCCGGCTATGCGAAAAACGGCGGCGGCCCGCTGGCCTACTCGGCCGCCAAGCACGGCCTGATCGGTTTCACGCGGTCGCTTGCTTATGCCGCCGCCCCGCACGGCGTCAATGTGAACGTGCTATGTCCCGGATGGACCAACACCAGGATGGTGGACTGGAACATCCTGGGCGCGATGATGGGGGTGAGTGCGGCCGAGGCCAAACGATTCGCCGAGAGCCAGAACATCCAGAAGCGAATCGTCGAGCCTGATGAATTGGGCGCGATGGCGGCGCTGCTCGCATCCGACGCCGCCAGCGCGGTGACCGGACAGGTCATCAGCGTTGACGGCGGATTCATGATTTAG
- a CDS encoding CBS domain-containing protein, producing the protein MKVEQIMNRDVKTCRPQDSLAKAAQIMWEEPCGAVPVVDDQRRPIGFLTDRDICMAAYTQGRPLEEIRVETAMSRMLVSCTTEDELGSAAQLMRQKRTRRLPVVNQDGALVGLLSLDDLACEAARPLRGGVNDALRNLVLEVHLSINRGRVRLHPPA; encoded by the coding sequence ATGAAAGTTGAGCAGATCATGAATCGTGACGTCAAAACCTGCCGTCCCCAAGATTCGCTGGCCAAGGCGGCGCAAATAATGTGGGAAGAGCCTTGCGGGGCGGTTCCGGTAGTTGACGACCAACGCCGACCGATCGGCTTTCTGACCGACCGCGACATTTGTATGGCCGCCTATACCCAGGGCAGACCGCTGGAAGAGATACGGGTCGAGACAGCCATGTCCCGCATGCTCGTGTCCTGCACCACCGAGGACGAACTGGGCTCCGCAGCGCAGTTGATGCGGCAGAAACGCACGCGCCGGCTCCCGGTCGTCAATCAGGACGGAGCATTGGTCGGGTTGTTATCGCTGGACGATCTCGCCTGCGAGGCTGCGCGGCCGCTTCGCGGCGGGGTAAATGACGCGCTGAGAAACCTGGTGCTGGAAGTGCACTTGTCGATTAACCGCGGACGCGTGCGCCTGCACCCGCCTGCTTAG
- a CDS encoding acyl-CoA dehydrogenase family protein yields the protein MDAYMEMDRNLPADLCALRDNVHRFAKEVLRPTAMELDRLPDPRDVIAPGSSLWTFMRRAYALGYHTASFPEAIGGLGLHGLGVQIFLEELGWGGADLAISLGVAGAPFGALAMAGNPELIDAFVKPYIADRDARFIGSWPVTEPNHGSDWAMFLASEGEASPAGRATIRRDGDSYVINGQKAAWVSNGTISTHGIVYLMAPAANGQPAGGMVVFIPFNLPGVSKGKPLNKIGQRALNQGEIFFDNVRIPDRYVLATPEAFPMVAAITLTNANSTMAAVFTGVARAAFEAALDYSKDRIQGGKPICEHQLVQKRLFDMFTRVEACRALSRAVMVHNDPPPAIDLEYAIAAKTFCTQASFEVASDALQIFGGNGLSREYPIEKIFRDARASLIEDGTNDVLSLTGALRILDRNPVPI from the coding sequence ATGGACGCTTACATGGAAATGGACCGCAATCTGCCCGCGGACCTTTGCGCGCTCAGGGACAACGTCCACCGCTTTGCCAAAGAGGTGCTGCGGCCGACCGCAATGGAACTCGACCGCCTGCCCGACCCGCGCGATGTCATCGCGCCCGGCTCTTCGCTGTGGACCTTCATGCGCCGGGCGTATGCGCTTGGCTATCACACCGCCTCCTTCCCTGAAGCAATCGGTGGCCTGGGCCTGCACGGGCTTGGGGTTCAGATCTTTCTGGAGGAGCTCGGATGGGGCGGCGCCGACCTCGCGATCAGCCTCGGCGTCGCGGGCGCTCCGTTTGGTGCGCTGGCGATGGCCGGAAATCCCGAACTTATCGACGCTTTCGTCAAGCCCTATATCGCCGACCGCGACGCCCGCTTTATCGGGTCATGGCCCGTGACCGAGCCGAATCACGGTTCGGATTGGGCGATGTTCCTTGCGAGCGAAGGTGAAGCCAGCCCCGCCGGACGCGCGACCATCCGGCGCGACGGCGACTCCTACGTGATCAACGGCCAGAAGGCGGCGTGGGTTTCCAACGGCACGATCTCGACCCACGGAATCGTGTACCTGATGGCGCCGGCGGCCAATGGACAGCCGGCCGGTGGCATGGTCGTGTTCATTCCCTTCAATCTGCCGGGCGTCTCCAAGGGAAAACCGCTCAACAAGATCGGCCAGCGGGCGCTCAACCAGGGCGAGATCTTTTTCGACAACGTGCGCATCCCGGACCGCTACGTGCTCGCCACGCCCGAGGCCTTCCCGATGGTGGCGGCGATTACGCTGACCAACGCGAACAGCACAATGGCGGCAGTGTTCACCGGCGTTGCGCGCGCCGCCTTCGAGGCCGCGCTGGACTACTCAAAGGATCGCATCCAGGGCGGCAAGCCGATCTGCGAGCATCAACTCGTCCAAAAGCGCCTGTTCGACATGTTCACCCGGGTCGAGGCATGCCGCGCGCTGTCGCGCGCCGTGATGGTGCACAACGATCCTCCGCCCGCAATCGATCTCGAGTATGCAATCGCGGCCAAGACCTTCTGCACCCAGGCCTCGTTCGAGGTCGCTTCCGACGCGCTGCAAATCTTCGGCGGCAACGGGCTCAGCCGCGAGTACCCCATCGAGAAGATCTTCCGCGACGCGCGCGCGTCGCTGATCGAGGACGGCACCAACGATGTCCTGAGCTTGACCGGCGCACTCCGGATCCTGGATCGCAACCCAGTGCCGATCTGA